The Candidatus Desulfofervidus auxilii DNA segment GTTTTTATGAAATTTCTTTTAGCTATTGGTTATTTCTTAAACCACTATGGATGGATTTTTCCTGTGCTTCTTATTTTTATTTTATTAGGGTTTAGACAATGGACTAGTAAACCTGAGGGAAGGTATAAATGGCATGAGACCCTTTTGAAGATAGGTTATTTAAAAAATATTCTGGTTAAGATAGAGATGATAAAGTTTACTAGAACTATGGGGATTTTGCTTAAAGCAGGAGTAGGAATTCTGGAGGCCTTAGACACAGCTAAAGAAGTAATGGGTAATGAAGTGCTCAGAAAAATAACAGGTCAACTTAAACAAGAAATCCGCCGAGGGAAAACATTGAGTTTTTGTTTTAGACGTCCTCCCTTTCCAGCCAAAATGGCTACTATTTTAACAGTGGCTGAAGAGACAGGTGACTTAGGGCAGGGATTTCTCAATATAAATCGCATTTTTGAAGAAGAATTAGGACGTATTTTTAAACGGGTGCTAAGTCTCATAGAGCCGGTGATTATTGTGAGTATGGGTGTTATTATTGGTAGCATTATTTTTACTATGTTTTCAGCTATTATGGGTATTAATGAGATTAAATTCTAAGGCATTTACTTTATTAGAACTAATTGTGGTCCTGTTTATCATTTCATTGCTAGTTACCTTTACTCTTCCCCGTTTTTCTAAATTACTTTTAAAGTTAGAACAGAAGCGTTTTATCTATCATTTTGTGGACACACTTTCCCTAACAGCATCCAATGCCCTTGGTACGCATCAACTTTGTATTTTTTTCATTGATGGAGATAAAAGAACTTATGGTTTTGGAAAGAAAGAATATCCTATTCCAGAAACAGCAGAAATTTATGCTAGGGGAATGAGAGAAGATAAAGGGGGAAAATATTACATATACTTTTTCCCAGATGGGACAGCCAATCAAACAGATATTGATATTATTTACAATAGAAAAAAATATAATATTACCATTAATCCTTTAATATCTACTATTAAATGGAAGGAAGTTTAATGGTTTTTAAAAATAAAGGTTTCACCTTGCTGGAGGTTTTAGTAGCTGTATTCATTATGGTTACAGTGCTGGGAGTGCTTATGGGTGTGATAGGACAGAATTTTAGACTTTTAGATAAAGCCTTA contains these protein-coding regions:
- a CDS encoding type II secretion system protein gives rise to the protein MRLNSKAFTLLELIVVLFIISLLVTFTLPRFSKLLLKLEQKRFIYHFVDTLSLTASNALGTHQLCIFFIDGDKRTYGFGKKEYPIPETAEIYARGMREDKGGKYYIYFFPDGTANQTDIDIIYNRKKYNITINPLISTIKWKEV
- a CDS encoding type II secretion system F family protein, translated to MATFKYQAKSLTGQLIKGFLEAKEQKEAIRKLRERQLIPIKLDIVKKKKTRIKLTKIIDFTRDLCELLEGGLPLDRALEMLALSEEKLELKNLIMELVEAIKGGKSFSEALSDYQYVFGRFYIQMIRVGEAAGTLPTTLNLIVHYLEMQQQLKEQIISASIYPSILLTVGIISLLVLLGYVVPRFSQIFLELHQEVPVFMKFLLAIGYFLNHYGWIFPVLLIFILLGFRQWTSKPEGRYKWHETLLKIGYLKNILVKIEMIKFTRTMGILLKAGVGILEALDTAKEVMGNEVLRKITGQLKQEIRRGKTLSFCFRRPPFPAKMATILTVAEETGDLGQGFLNINRIFEEELGRIFKRVLSLIEPVIIVSMGVIIGSIIFTMFSAIMGINEIKF